In Sphingomonas sp. SUN019, one genomic interval encodes:
- a CDS encoding PmeII family type II restriction endonuclease — protein sequence METAFRRKIETHLQSLPAAEASFQKFSTSPFVLMFYSKKRNYSHVSEIESDIVPAKVFSSMETSAGRMVEEVVLPIYGWEVVPSGMHSVESLLDGRKVGGDDLCAVTLKSGPRCLNDEMAQNIGRDVATNVRAWAASHGAHTVDFTYGVLYGTKKQSNKKDWHVLRSIAEALPAGTPVHNSHRRAWCIGYERDGLHVTATVRIGIDWWRYLGGENAWLEVCVALIRACVTPAAPRDVQPRYTIADLGTILDLSSLPAGYNVSLLQESQLEWLLFLARHFCDGFTAELGRAFGGLGRT from the coding sequence ATGGAGACTGCGTTTAGGCGCAAGATCGAAACTCACCTCCAGAGTTTGCCCGCCGCTGAAGCCAGCTTCCAGAAGTTCAGCACGAGCCCCTTCGTGCTCATGTTTTACTCGAAGAAGCGCAACTACTCTCACGTCTCTGAGATCGAGAGCGACATCGTTCCTGCGAAGGTTTTCTCCTCCATGGAGACTTCCGCCGGTCGGATGGTCGAAGAAGTCGTGTTACCCATCTATGGCTGGGAGGTTGTGCCGAGCGGGATGCACAGCGTCGAGTCGCTTTTGGACGGGCGCAAGGTGGGAGGGGATGACCTTTGTGCAGTCACCCTGAAAAGTGGTCCCCGGTGCCTGAACGACGAGATGGCTCAGAACATCGGGCGGGATGTAGCTACGAACGTCCGGGCATGGGCTGCCAGCCACGGGGCGCATACCGTCGATTTCACATATGGAGTGCTCTACGGCACGAAGAAGCAGTCCAATAAAAAGGATTGGCACGTCCTCCGCAGCATCGCGGAGGCTCTTCCCGCTGGGACGCCAGTCCATAACAGTCATAGGCGTGCATGGTGTATCGGGTACGAGCGGGATGGGCTTCACGTCACCGCAACTGTCCGCATCGGCATTGACTGGTGGCGCTATCTCGGCGGTGAAAACGCATGGCTTGAAGTGTGTGTTGCCCTGATCCGCGCGTGCGTGACGCCCGCCGCACCTAGAGATGTACAACCCCGATATACGATCGCGGACCTCGGAACCATTCTCGACCTCTCCAGCCTGCCCGCTGGATACAACGTTTCCCTTCTGCAGGAGAGTCAACTGGAGTGGCTGCTCTT
- a CDS encoding DNA cytosine methyltransferase: MGRYSVVSIFSGAMGLDAGLGETGRFKLLAAVEKERSFCDTIRANRDAGLIDPDVLVVEDDIRYVDPQALMASLGIKPGELDVLVGGPPCQSFSTAGRRGTTDDPRGALLWEFLRFVDAMKPRFFLMENVRGLISAALRHRPIAERPEKGGPPLGEDEAAGSVIRLFADDLRRIDGDYHMDCFEVNAVNYGAPQLRERALFIGNRFNAEVDFPNPTHASPDECRPGRSDLFTTAPTLKPWATLGDAIGRLNDPGEVIMDFSARKKSFLEKVPPGSNWRSLPVEDQKLSMGKAWLAKGGRSGWWRRLSYDLPCPTLVTMPNHASTSLCHPDEVRALTLREYAAIQEFPAGWRFCGSPTQQYAQVGNAVPVRLGKVAGLVIADALDSLAERSFQSYPTPPSHFRTVYIQSHVRTRQWFKGGETFVWKDGGENGRQKYRPPVTVRHQKKLAAR; encoded by the coding sequence ATGGGTCGCTACTCCGTCGTTTCCATCTTCTCCGGCGCGATGGGGTTGGATGCCGGGCTTGGCGAGACCGGCCGCTTCAAGCTCTTGGCTGCTGTCGAGAAGGAGCGGTCCTTCTGCGACACGATACGCGCAAATCGTGATGCTGGCCTTATTGATCCCGATGTCTTGGTCGTCGAGGACGACATTCGGTATGTCGATCCCCAAGCGCTGATGGCGTCACTCGGCATCAAGCCGGGCGAACTCGACGTGTTGGTTGGCGGACCACCTTGCCAGTCGTTCAGCACCGCTGGAAGGCGGGGGACCACCGACGACCCTCGGGGTGCACTTCTATGGGAGTTCCTGCGTTTCGTGGACGCGATGAAGCCACGCTTCTTTCTGATGGAGAACGTCCGTGGGTTGATCTCCGCTGCCCTACGACACCGACCGATCGCAGAGCGGCCTGAAAAGGGCGGACCTCCGCTGGGCGAGGATGAGGCGGCTGGGTCTGTGATCCGCCTGTTCGCCGACGATCTACGTCGCATCGACGGTGACTATCACATGGACTGCTTCGAGGTGAACGCTGTGAACTACGGCGCGCCTCAACTTCGCGAGCGCGCGCTCTTCATCGGCAACAGGTTCAATGCAGAGGTGGACTTTCCGAACCCCACTCATGCTAGCCCTGACGAGTGTAGGCCAGGTCGCAGTGATCTCTTCACCACCGCTCCCACGTTGAAGCCGTGGGCAACGTTAGGAGATGCCATCGGTCGCCTGAATGATCCCGGTGAAGTCATCATGGATTTCTCCGCTCGGAAAAAGTCCTTCCTAGAGAAAGTGCCTCCGGGCTCTAACTGGCGGAGCTTGCCGGTTGAGGATCAGAAGTTGTCCATGGGCAAGGCGTGGTTGGCCAAGGGTGGGCGAAGTGGCTGGTGGCGACGACTGTCTTATGACCTTCCATGCCCTACTCTGGTAACGATGCCGAACCACGCAAGCACGTCCCTCTGCCACCCCGACGAAGTGCGAGCGCTGACATTGCGAGAGTACGCCGCCATCCAAGAGTTTCCAGCGGGTTGGAGGTTCTGTGGCTCTCCTACGCAGCAGTACGCGCAGGTTGGGAATGCGGTGCCGGTGCGCTTGGGGAAGGTGGCCGGGCTGGTCATCGCGGACGCGCTTGACAGCCTCGCGGAGCGCAGCTTTCAAAGCTATCCCACCCCCCCTTCCCACTTTCGCACAGTCTACATCCAGTCTCATGTCCGCACGAGGCAGTGGTTCAAGGGCGGTGAGACCTTCGTCTGGAAGGACGGCGGTGAAAACGGACGTCAAAAGTATCGCCCACCAGTGACGGTGCGGCATCAAAAGAAGCTGGCGGCGAGGTAG
- a CDS encoding helix-turn-helix domain-containing protein codes for MLAERFGREVRARRKACGMTQTQLADGASMSEEWVRRIERGVGAPSFDAIEALASALGSSVGDLFKPMSSREGRALRIDRMLNGLSEAELMWIESLIRAALARPTS; via the coding sequence ATGCTTGCGGAACGGTTCGGACGAGAGGTGCGCGCGCGTCGAAAGGCATGCGGCATGACACAGACACAGCTTGCCGACGGTGCATCGATGAGCGAGGAGTGGGTACGCCGTATCGAGCGCGGGGTCGGCGCTCCGTCGTTCGACGCGATCGAGGCGTTGGCATCCGCTCTCGGCTCGTCAGTCGGTGACCTTTTCAAGCCTATGTCTTCGCGTGAGGGGCGCGCGCTTCGGATCGACAGAATGCTGAACGGGCTGTCCGAAGCCGAACTTATGTGGATCGAGAGCTTGATCCGCGCGGCGTTGGCGCGCCCTACTTCCTGA
- a CDS encoding site-specific integrase, with protein MDDDMAKYPGLKADSRSGIYKLRKRIPADLQHIDTRGSVRISLETKDKREAVRAYPRKLAEIEEGFARLRREVRSKGFLETALATARIDDLGHPQIERLITEWWQGRKRVREPSGEQGMDRRELLASLQGDERLWALAQTEGRDLAGEVADRLLVDAGAAAKPMRVGKIKTHVQHSKIDHSTASFRLLRDLVQRGFEIEDILARDFVSGKNTAPPHPIFNRSGQANAANVRTVEDLVSAFRTERERKHGVESTARKYGLLFRIVREVWGADRALGEVDRPRCYDLIEFIGQLPANGAQKFPGLTLTQSVGVAETGNHKRLAPNTVSSYVQNLCAMLRWGKRHGYGVAVDTDGLTPSGRAQVQRRGLQRPELDRLFVALSQFKSKEPHKYWVPALALYTGARAEELCQLRTEDVTEVDGIACLNLTRFDPTGRAVAEKRFKNDWSERWVPLHAELLAAGFITFVEASDPAGRLFPALKAGTKGNFSHNFSKWFGRFMSSVGLDDPALVFHSFRHGFRDACRNADIPDETAHALGGWATTNQGQRYGNRGAVPNLDRAMKRIGYTGFSLVRLESQMPNTNPKGA; from the coding sequence ATGGACGATGACATGGCGAAGTACCCCGGATTGAAGGCTGACAGCCGAAGTGGCATTTACAAGCTACGGAAGCGCATCCCGGCCGACTTACAGCATATCGATACTCGTGGTTCGGTCCGCATCAGTTTGGAAACGAAGGACAAGCGCGAAGCTGTCCGGGCATACCCTCGAAAGCTGGCAGAGATCGAGGAAGGCTTCGCGCGGCTGCGGAGAGAGGTCCGGTCGAAGGGCTTCCTTGAAACCGCACTCGCAACGGCACGCATCGACGACCTCGGCCATCCGCAGATCGAACGACTGATCACCGAGTGGTGGCAGGGCCGCAAGCGTGTTCGCGAGCCGTCGGGCGAGCAGGGTATGGATCGTCGGGAACTGCTCGCTTCGCTCCAAGGCGATGAACGCCTCTGGGCGCTCGCGCAGACCGAGGGTCGTGATCTAGCTGGCGAGGTGGCGGATCGCTTGCTTGTCGATGCCGGGGCGGCTGCGAAGCCTATGAGGGTAGGCAAGATCAAGACCCACGTTCAGCACTCGAAGATCGACCACTCGACGGCTTCCTTTCGCCTCCTGCGTGACCTCGTCCAGCGGGGCTTTGAGATAGAAGACATTCTCGCGCGGGACTTTGTCAGTGGAAAGAACACCGCTCCGCCACACCCGATCTTCAACCGCAGCGGGCAAGCCAACGCAGCCAACGTGCGGACCGTGGAAGACCTCGTTTCTGCCTTCCGCACTGAGCGAGAGCGAAAACACGGCGTTGAGAGCACCGCCCGGAAATATGGCCTCCTCTTCCGTATCGTCCGGGAGGTGTGGGGCGCTGATCGGGCGTTGGGCGAGGTTGACCGACCACGCTGCTATGACTTGATCGAGTTCATAGGGCAGTTGCCAGCAAACGGTGCCCAGAAATTCCCCGGGCTGACATTGACCCAATCTGTCGGCGTCGCCGAGACTGGGAACCACAAGCGGCTCGCGCCGAACACCGTATCGTCATACGTCCAGAACCTTTGCGCGATGCTGCGTTGGGGCAAACGACACGGCTACGGCGTCGCGGTCGATACCGATGGCCTCACGCCAAGCGGGCGCGCGCAGGTGCAACGCCGGGGACTGCAGAGGCCCGAGCTTGACCGTCTGTTCGTTGCCCTTAGCCAGTTCAAGAGCAAGGAACCGCACAAGTATTGGGTTCCTGCGCTGGCCCTCTACACCGGTGCGCGCGCAGAGGAGCTTTGTCAGCTTCGCACTGAGGATGTGACTGAGGTGGACGGGATTGCCTGTCTGAATCTGACTCGGTTCGACCCCACGGGCCGGGCAGTCGCCGAGAAGCGCTTCAAAAATGACTGGAGCGAACGTTGGGTACCGCTCCACGCCGAACTGCTTGCCGCCGGGTTTATCACCTTCGTCGAGGCCAGCGATCCAGCGGGAAGGCTGTTTCCCGCGCTGAAGGCCGGGACGAAGGGCAATTTCTCGCACAACTTTTCGAAATGGTTCGGACGGTTCATGTCGAGTGTCGGGTTGGATGATCCCGCTCTAGTCTTTCACAGCTTTCGCCACGGCTTTCGAGACGCTTGCCGCAATGCCGACATTCCCGACGAGACCGCGCACGCGCTCGGCGGTTGGGCGACGACCAATCAAGGTCAGCGCTACGGTAATCGCGGGGCAGTCCCGAACCTCGATCGAGCGATGAAACGCATAGGGTACACAGGGTTTAGTTTGGTTAGGCTGGAGAGCCAGATGCCGAACACCAACCCTAAGGGAGCATGA
- a CDS encoding M20/M25/M40 family metallo-hydrolase, producing the protein MTKRTLIAALAVSAVLSIPALAQRTAPPAPAPVDAKVAALRDAALKDDVAYDIVEGLTTEVGARLAGTEGEARARVWAVAKLKALGFKNVRAEPYRMPVWVRGEERAEIVAPFPQKLALTALGNSGATPAEGLTAEVVVFPTYGDLVAAPAGSLTGKIAYVGNTMAPTQDGSSYGAAGAARFVGPALAASKGAAAIVIRSIGTDTNRLPHAGNTNFPAGTTAIPAAALSAPDATLIEAMAKRGKPIRMKLLLTPRHIGEQESGNVIAEVPGSDPKAGIVLIGGHLDSWDLATGAIDDASGVAITAAAAKRILDSGKRPRRTIRVVWWGSEEVGGFGGRDYAAKHGSERHVVAAESDFGADRVWRFETTLPDSAKPVADRLASALAPLGIVRGTAQAGDGADIAPIVALGVAGVDLNQSGLRYFDTHHTADDTLDRVDPEQLRQNVAAWTAMLAIVANAPEEIGPVQRAQKP; encoded by the coding sequence ATGACGAAACGCACCTTGATCGCGGCGCTCGCCGTTTCCGCCGTTCTTTCCATCCCTGCCCTGGCGCAGCGCACCGCGCCCCCTGCCCCCGCGCCGGTCGATGCGAAGGTGGCGGCCTTGCGCGACGCCGCGCTGAAGGACGACGTCGCCTATGACATCGTTGAGGGCCTGACGACCGAGGTCGGCGCGCGGCTTGCCGGGACCGAAGGCGAAGCGCGGGCGCGAGTGTGGGCTGTGGCCAAGCTGAAGGCGCTGGGGTTCAAAAACGTGCGCGCCGAGCCGTATCGGATGCCGGTGTGGGTGCGCGGCGAGGAACGCGCGGAGATCGTTGCGCCGTTCCCTCAGAAACTGGCGCTGACGGCACTCGGCAACTCTGGTGCTACCCCGGCGGAGGGGCTGACCGCGGAGGTCGTGGTATTCCCGACCTATGGTGATCTGGTCGCCGCGCCCGCGGGCAGCCTGACGGGCAAGATCGCGTACGTCGGCAACACGATGGCCCCGACGCAGGACGGATCGAGCTATGGCGCGGCAGGTGCGGCACGCTTCGTTGGACCGGCGCTGGCGGCCAGCAAGGGCGCAGCCGCAATCGTGATCCGTTCGATCGGCACCGATACGAACCGCCTGCCCCACGCGGGCAATACCAATTTTCCGGCGGGGACGACTGCGATCCCGGCCGCGGCGCTTTCTGCCCCCGACGCAACACTGATCGAGGCGATGGCGAAGCGCGGCAAGCCGATCCGCATGAAATTGCTGCTGACCCCGCGGCATATCGGCGAGCAGGAGTCGGGCAATGTCATCGCCGAGGTGCCGGGCAGCGACCCGAAGGCGGGGATCGTGCTGATCGGCGGGCATCTCGACAGCTGGGATCTGGCGACCGGCGCGATCGATGACGCCAGCGGGGTCGCGATCACCGCCGCGGCGGCGAAGCGCATCCTCGACAGCGGTAAACGCCCGCGCCGCACGATCCGCGTCGTGTGGTGGGGATCGGAAGAGGTGGGCGGCTTCGGCGGGCGCGACTATGCGGCGAAGCACGGCAGCGAGCGCCATGTCGTAGCAGCGGAGAGCGATTTCGGCGCGGACCGCGTGTGGCGGTTCGAGACTACCCTGCCCGACAGCGCCAAGCCGGTCGCCGACCGGCTGGCGTCGGCGCTCGCCCCGCTCGGCATCGTGCGTGGGACGGCACAGGCGGGCGACGGCGCGGACATCGCGCCGATCGTCGCGCTGGGCGTGGCGGGGGTCGATCTGAACCAGTCGGGCCTGCGTTACTTCGACACGCACCACACCGCCGACGACACGCTGGACCGCGTCGATCCCGAACAATTGCGGCAGAATGTCGCCGCCTGGACCGCGATGCTGGCGATCGTGGCCAATGCGCCGGAGGAAATCGGGCCGGTTCAACGCGCCCAAAAACCCTGA
- the ettA gene encoding energy-dependent translational throttle protein EttA: MAVQYTYVMKGLTKTFPGANKPVLNNIHLQFIPSAKIAIIGPNGSGKSTLMKIMAGMDPDFVGEAWAADGINVGYLAQEPQLDPTKDVMGNVKDGVRPVADLVDRFNAISAEMGDPKDDTDFDALMEEMGDLQAKIDAVDGWSLDSQLEQAMEALRCPPGDSPVDNLSGGEKRRVALCKLLLEKPDILLLDEPTNHLDAESVAWLENYLVEYAGNVILVTHDRYFLDNVVNWVLELDRGRYYTYESNYSGYLEKKSKRLEQEEREEQGKQKAIADELAWMRQTPKARQTKSKARIRAFDELMEKQENRVAGKAQILIQLPERLGGKVIEAKGLTKAYGDKLLFDGLDFVLPPGGIVGVIGPNGAGKSTLFKLITGQEQPDSGSIEVGSTVKLGYVDQSRDDLDPNKNVWEEISDKVEIFRFGKQEIGTRAYVGAFNFRGQDQQKKVGQLSGGERNRVHMAKMLKEGGNVLLLDEPTNDLDVETLRALEEALETFAGCAVVISHDRFFLDRLCTHILAFEGDSHVEWFEGNYESYEEDKRRRMGDAADRPTRLAYKKLTR; encoded by the coding sequence ATGGCCGTCCAATATACTTACGTCATGAAGGGTCTGACCAAGACCTTCCCCGGCGCGAACAAGCCCGTCCTCAACAACATCCACCTGCAATTCATCCCGTCGGCGAAGATCGCGATCATCGGCCCGAACGGGTCGGGCAAGTCAACGCTGATGAAGATCATGGCGGGCATGGACCCCGATTTCGTTGGCGAGGCCTGGGCCGCGGACGGCATCAACGTCGGCTATCTGGCGCAGGAGCCGCAGCTCGATCCGACCAAGGACGTGATGGGCAACGTGAAGGACGGCGTGCGTCCGGTCGCCGACCTGGTCGATCGCTTCAACGCGATCTCGGCCGAGATGGGCGATCCCAAGGACGACACCGATTTCGATGCGCTGATGGAGGAAATGGGCGACCTGCAGGCCAAGATCGACGCGGTCGACGGCTGGAGCCTCGACAGCCAGCTCGAACAGGCGATGGAGGCATTGCGCTGTCCACCCGGCGATTCCCCGGTCGACAATCTGTCGGGCGGTGAAAAGCGCCGCGTGGCCTTGTGCAAGCTGCTGCTGGAAAAGCCCGACATCCTGCTGCTCGACGAACCGACCAACCATCTCGATGCCGAAAGCGTCGCTTGGCTGGAGAATTATCTGGTCGAATATGCCGGCAACGTCATCCTGGTCACCCACGACCGCTACTTCCTCGACAATGTCGTGAACTGGGTGCTCGAGCTCGATCGCGGGCGCTACTACACCTACGAATCTAACTATTCCGGTTACTTGGAGAAGAAATCTAAGAGACTGGAACAGGAAGAGCGCGAAGAGCAGGGCAAGCAGAAGGCGATCGCGGACGAACTCGCGTGGATGCGACAGACCCCGAAGGCGCGCCAGACCAAGTCGAAGGCGCGTATCCGTGCGTTCGACGAACTGATGGAAAAGCAGGAGAACCGCGTCGCGGGCAAAGCGCAGATCCTGATCCAGCTGCCCGAACGGCTCGGCGGCAAGGTGATCGAGGCGAAGGGCTTGACCAAGGCGTACGGCGACAAATTGCTGTTCGACGGGCTGGATTTCGTCCTGCCGCCGGGCGGGATCGTCGGCGTGATCGGGCCGAACGGCGCGGGCAAGTCGACCCTGTTCAAGCTCATCACCGGGCAGGAGCAACCTGACTCGGGTTCGATCGAGGTCGGTTCGACCGTGAAGCTGGGTTACGTCGACCAGAGCCGCGACGATCTCGATCCGAACAAGAACGTGTGGGAGGAAATCTCCGACAAGGTCGAGATCTTCCGCTTCGGCAAACAGGAGATCGGCACGCGCGCCTATGTCGGCGCGTTCAATTTCCGCGGGCAGGATCAGCAGAAGAAGGTCGGCCAGCTATCGGGCGGCGAACGCAACCGCGTCCACATGGCGAAGATGCTGAAGGAGGGCGGCAACGTCTTGCTGCTCGACGAACCCACCAACGACCTCGACGTGGAAACGCTGCGCGCGCTCGAAGAGGCGCTGGAGACGTTCGCCGGCTGCGCCGTGGTCATCAGCCACGACCGCTTCTTCCTCGATCGCCTGTGCACCCACATCCTGGCGTTCGAGGGCGACAGCCACGTGGAGTGGTTCGAGGGCAATTACGAATCGTATGAAGAGGACAAGCGCCGCCGCATGGGCGACGCCGCGGACCGTCCGACGCGTTTGGCGTACAAGAAGCTGACGCGGTAG